A region of Papilio machaon chromosome 22, ilPapMach1.1, whole genome shotgun sequence DNA encodes the following proteins:
- the LOC106715131 gene encoding host cell factor 1, translating to MKENAVLKWQKVYNPSGPQPRPRHGHRAVAIKDLMIVFGGGNEGIVHELHVFNTSTNQWFVPVTKGEVPPGCAAYGFVVDGTRLLVFGGMVEYGKYSNDLYELQASRWEWKRLKPLPPKQGLPPCPRLGHSFTLLNGKVYLFGGLANESDDPKNNIPRYLNDLYTLELYPSSSMTVWDIPLTYCQSPPPRESHSGVAYTDKNTGKSSLIIYGGMSGSRLGDLWVLDVDSMSWSRPELGGPAPLPRSLHTATVIGHHMYVYGGWVPLVPDESKLATHEKEWKCTNTLASLNLETMTWDNIALDKFEECVPRARAGHSAVAIQTRLYIWSGRDGYRKTWNNQICCKDLWYLEVGVPPQAGRVALVRAGTTSLELCWPGMSTVTTYLLQVQKCGKVTPARFPSAAEPVSAPPPASPVASQPDAAKAFGLISPVATGLPPAPVELRQVRPVAAAVSPAPAPGPVASTPQKIVSGAIKVPAQSAVKISTNTPTLKQASYQTKTVVKSPAAGSSQHIKVAAVTPQGVTRIVSGVGTPGTVRVSTAQSNAQIVLGTSAGGAGTPRFVQVKTGSSAGVPVKLGAGNMPVKLAGNAVPLKIGSANIQGKIASNSVQKVATTNMPLKLGAGNVKIGTSNVLVKTAGGVPIQAGVANLQTKVGSGVPVKLGAGNLPVIGGGGGAIQIASGALAGQQVKAPVYKIVTAKSSEQVTSATSAAAATGATVLRQTGGNAGIPVIIKKTPGSGTQSSSTPQYVTLVKTSTGMAVATMPKMTMMQNRPAVPVSAAQAQGITQGATIVKLVSANTVGGNKIITLPSNMLQLSKPGVGGKQTIVITKSAGQTTQPGQSQ from the coding sequence ATGAAGGAAAACGCTGTACTTAAGTGGCAAAAAGTGTACAATCCTAGCGGCCCTCAACCACGTCCCCGCCATGGTCATCGCGCGGTTGCTATTAAAGATTTGATGATAGTATTCGGCGGCGGAAATGAAGGGATCGTTCATGAGCTTCATGTCTTCAACACTTCAACAAATCAATGGTTCGTTCCTGTCACCAAGGGTGAAGTGCCCCCCGGATGTGCTGCCTACGGTTTCGTCGTAGATGGGACCCGTCTTCTGGTTTTTGGCGGCATGGTGGAGTACGGCAAGTATTCCAACGACCTGTACGAATTACAAGCTTCCAGGTGGGAATGGAAACGTCTAAAACCCCTTCCTCCCAAACAAGGCCTGCCGCCATGCCCCAGGCTTGGTCATAGCTTTACTTTATTGAATGGTAAAGTTTACTTATTTGGTGGCTTGGCTAATGAAAGTGATGatcctaaaaataatattccgAGATATTTGAATGATTTGTACACTCTCGAATTGTATCCGAGTTCATCAATGACTGTATGGGATATACCATTAACTTATTGTCAATCACCACCACCCCGGGAGTCACACAGTGGTGTTGCATACACTGACAAGAATACCGGAAAGTcttcattaataatatatggGGGAATGAGTGGTTCACGACTGGGAGATTTGTGGGTTCTCGATGTAGACAGCATGTCTTGGTCTCGGCCCGAGTTGGGCGGTCCAGCACCATTGCCCCGTTCACTTCATACTGCTACAGTCATCGGACatcatatgtatgtatatggAGGTTGGGTGCCACTCGTCCCTGATGAATCAAAACTTGCCACCCATGAAAAGGAATGGAAATGTACAAATACACTTGCTTCCCTTAATCTTGAAACCATGACATGGGACAATATAGCTTTGGATAAGTTTGAGGAATGTGTGCCTCGGGCACGAGCTGGGCACAGCGCTGTAGCAATACAGACAAGGCTCTACATATGGTCTGGAAGGGATGGATATAGAAAAACTTGGAATAACCAAATTTGCTGCAAGGACTTGTGGTACCTGGAGGTGGGTGTGCCTCCTCAAGCAGGCAGGGTGGCACTTGTGCGTGCTGGCACTACTTCACTGGAACTATGCTGGCCTGGCATGAGCACCGTCACTACCTATCTTCTTCAAGTTCAAAAATGTGGTAAAGTAACACCGGCTCGATTCCCCTCTGCAGCTGAACCGGTGTCTGCTCCTCCTCCTGCCTCTCCTGTAGCCTCACAACCTGATGCCGCCAAAGCTTTTGGACTTATATCACCGGTCGCGACCGGATTGCCCCCCGCCCCCGTTGAGTTGCGACAAGTGCGACCCGTGGCTGCAGCAGTATCGCCAGCGCCTGCGCCTGGGCCTGTCGCATCTACGCCTCAAAAGATCGTTTCTGGTGCTATCAAAGTTCCCGCGCAATCGGCCGTGAAAATTTCAACCAACACTCCCACTTTAAAACAAGCCTCATATCAAACCAAGACCGTGGTCAAGTCCCCAGCCGCTGGGTCATCGCAACATATTAAAGTGGCGGCCGTGACACCACAAGGTGTTACGAGAATAGTGAGCGGAGTGGGTACGCCGGGCACAGTGCGAGTGTCGACCGCACAGTCGAATGCCCAGATCGTGCTGGGTACGAGCGCCGGCGGCGCGGGAACGCCACGCTTCGTCCAAGTTAAAACTGGCTCGAGCGCGGGAGTGCCGGTCAAGCTGGGTGCAGGAAATATGCCCGTGAAACTAGCTGGAAACGCGGTTCCTTTAAAAATTGGTTCGGCTAATATTCAAGGCAAGATAGCGTCGAACAGCGTTCAAAAAGTGGCCACTACTAATATGCCATTGAAGCTAGGAGCAGGCAATGTCAAAATAGGGACGAGCAATGTTCTCGTAAAGACGGCCGGCGGTGTTCCCATACAGGCGGGGGTGGCTAACTTGCAGACGAAAGTGGGCTCGGGCGTACCTGTAAAGCTGGGCGCAGGCAACCTGCCCGTCattggcggcggcggcggcgcaaTACAGATCGCGAGCGGTGCTCTCGCGGGTCAACAGGTCAAGGCGCCGGTCTACAAGATAGTGACGGCCAAATCTAGCGAGCAGGTAACGTCGGCGACGAGTGCCGCGGCAGCGACGGGAGCCACGGTTCTGCGTCAGACAGGCGGCAACGCAGGCATACCCGTCATCATCAAGAAGACCCCCGGCTCTGGCACTCAATCCTCCTCGACGCCTCAATACGTTACACTGGTGAAGACGTCGACTGGCATGGCGGTCGCGACGATGCCAAAAATGACCATGATGCAAAACCGGCCCGCGGTGCCGGTGAGTGCGGCGCAAGCGCAAGGCATAACCCAGGGCGCGACCATCGTCAAACTGGTGTCTGCGAATACCGTAGGAGGAAACAAGATCATTACATTGCCCTCAAACATGCTGCAGCTGAGCAAGCCAGGCGTCGGCGGAAAGCAGACGATCGTCATCACGAAGTCAGCGGGGCAAACAACGCAGCCGGGTCAGTCGCAGTGA
- the LOC106715123 gene encoding cytochrome b5 — protein sequence MGEVKRFSRAEVAQHKGRAGGRLWLVYKDSVYDLTDYLAEHPAGDAIILEEGGGDVSKAFDEVGHSGDARDIMAKYKIGEVNEDEKYYDEKGKKKKRVVEVQPEDGGGGGSRSLLGICCCGLLR from the exons ATGGGCGAAGTGAAACGGTTCTCCCGCGCGGAGGTCGCGCAGCACAAGGGGCGAGCCGGCGGCCGCCTCTGGCTCGTCTACAAGGACTCCGTTTACGACCTCACCGACTACCTCGCCGAG CACCCTGCGGGGGACGCCATCATCCTCGAAGAAGGGGGCGGGGACGTCAGCAAGGCCTTCGACGAGGTCGGCCACAGCGGCGACGCGCGGGACATCATGGCCAAGTATAAGATTGGGGAAGTCAACGAG gatgaaaaatattacgacgaaaaaggtaaaaagaaaaagcgcGTGGTGGAGGTGCAGCCAGAggacggcggcggcggcgggtcCCGTAGCCTGCTCGGCATATGCTGCTGCGGCTTGCTGCGGTAG